From the Kogia breviceps isolate mKogBre1 chromosome 3, mKogBre1 haplotype 1, whole genome shotgun sequence genome, one window contains:
- the ADAM21 gene encoding disintegrin and metalloproteinase domain-containing protein 21, which yields MVIGEARVSMRVVVLLWLEVSLFPSGLSQARLSQSLSSPDVVIPLKVTNRGRGANTPGWLSYSLQFGGRSHVVHMRVKKILVSRPLPVFTYTEQHALHQDHPFVPNDCYFHGYVEGVPESLVSLSTCAGGFQGMLQINDLTYEIQPIRHSTTFEHLVYKINTNEAEFSPMRCGLTNKAAHQQLEFEEAEKSTLKQNSTYNWWTHLWFLELVVVVDHNFFIYSQSNFSKVQENVFVVVNIVDSIYQQLGTYVILIGIEIWNHENVFPMISIEQVLENFSQWKQISLSQLQYDAAHIFIKSSFISVLGIAYVAGICRPPLDCGVNNFKGDPWSVFALTVAHELGHTLGMQHDEEFCLCGQSACIMNAIRVPAERFTNCSYAEFTKTTLNQGSCLHNPPIPGAVFMLKRCGNGVIEGEEQCDCGSIKQCEQDPCCLLNCTLRPGAACAFGLCCKDCKFMPSGELCRHQVNECDLPEWCNGTSHQCPEDVYVQDGIPCSDGAYCYQKRCNKHDEQCREIFGEGAKSASQRCYKEINSQGNRFGHCGINGTTYLKCHTSDSFCGRVQCENVGNIPHLRDHSTLQYTHVNGVTCWSIDDHLGMNTSDVGEVKDGTMCGPGNICIHKKCVNLSLLLQVCFPETCNMKGICNNKHHCHCSYGWSPPYCLHRGNGGSVDSGPASARRVFLPLVVTLSLSVLLLLLPAVFIYLRKHLGSKKTKTHSSD from the coding sequence ATGGTGATTGGTGAGGCCAGGGTGTCCATGAGAGTTGTTGTATTGCTCTGGCTTGAGGTGTCTCTGTTCCCTTCTGGCCTCTCCCAGGCTAGGCTCTCACAAAGCCTCAGCTCCCCAGATGTGGTGATCCCCTTGAAGGTTACCAACAGGGGCAGAGGTGCAAATACTCCAGGCTGGCTCTCCTACAGCCTGCAGTTTGGGGGCCGAAGTCATGTTGTCCACATGAGGGTTAAGAAGATTTTGGTCTCCAGACCCCTCCCAGTATTCACCTACACGGAACAGCACGCCCTTCACCAGGATCATCCTTTTGTTCCTAATGACTGCTATTTTCATGGTTATGTGGAGGGGGTCCCCGAGTCCCTGGTTTCCCTCAGTACTTGTGCTGGGGGCTTTCAAGGAATGCTGCAGATAAATGACCTTACTTATGAAATCCAGCCCATCAGGCACTCTACTACATTTGAACACTTGGTTTATAAGATAAACACTAATGAAGCAGAATTCTCACCTATGAGATGTGGCTTAACAAATAAAGCAGCACACCAACAGTTGGAATTTGAAGAGGCTGAGAAATCAACTCTGAAACAAAATTCTACTTATAACTGGTGGACCCATTTATGGTTTCTGGAGCTGGTTGTGGTGGTAGATcacaatttcttcatttattctcaAAGCAATTTCTCAAAGGTGCAGGAGAATGTATTTGTTGTTGTCAACATAGTGGATTCCATTTATCAGCAGTTGGGTACTTAtgtgattttgattgggattgagATTTGGAATCATGAAAATGTTTTCCCAATGATAAGCATAGAACAGGTTCTGGAGAATTTCTCTCAGTGGAAACAAATCAGTCTTTCCCAGCTACAGTATGATGCAGcacatattttcattaaaagttcATTTATAAGTGTTCTCGGTATAGCCTATGTGGCAGGAATATGTCGTCCTCCTCTTGACTGTGGAGTTAATAATTTCAAAGGAGACCCCTGGTCTGTTTTTGCCCTCACTGTAGCTCACGAGTTAGGTCATACTCTGGGTATGCAACATGATGAAGAATTCTGTTTGTGTGGGCAAAGTGCTTGCATCATGAATGCTATCAGAGTGCCAGCAGAGAGATTCACGAACTGTAGTTATGCAGAGTTTACAAAGACCACTTTAAACCAGGGATCATGTCTGCACAATCCTCCAATTCCAGGGGCAGTCTTTATGCTGAAGCGCTGTGGGAATGGTGTGATTGAAGGAGAAGAGCAGTGTGACTGTGGATCTATAAAGCAGTGTGAACAAGATCCCTGTTGTCTGTTGAACTGCACTCTGAGGCCTGGGGCTGCTTGTGCTTTTGGGCTTTGTTGCAAGGACTGCAAGTTCATGCCATCAGGGGAACTCTGTAGACATCAGGTCAATGAATGTGACCTTCCAGAGTGGTGCAATGGGACATCTCATCAGTGCCCAGAAGATGTGTATGTGCAGGACGGGATTCCCTGTAGTGATGGTGCCTACTGCTATCAAAAGAGATGTAATAAGCATGATGAACAGTGCAGGGAGATTTTTGGTGAAGGTGCAAAGAGTGCATCTCAGAGATGTTATAAAGAAATCAACTCCCAGGGAAACCGTTTTGGCCACTGTGGTATAAATGGCACAACATACCTAAAATGTCATACTTCAGATAGCTTTTGTGGGAGAGTTCAGTGTGAGAATGTGGGAAACATTCCCCACCTGAGAGATCACTCAACTTTGCAGTACACTCACGTCAATGGTGTCACCTGCTGGAGTATCGACGATCACTTAGGGATGAATACATCTGATGTTGGTGAAGTGAAAGATGGTACCATGTGTGGTCCAGGAAATATCTGCATACACAAGAAGTGTGTCAATCTGTCTCTCCTGTTACAAGTCTGTTTCCCTGAGACCTGCAACATGAAGGGGATCTGCAATAACAAACATCACTGCCACTGCAGCTATGGGTGGTCCCCGCCCTACTGCCTACACAGAGGCAATGGAGGTAGTGTTGACAGTGGCCCAGCATCTGCCAGAAGAGTTTTCTTGCCACTAGTTGTGACTCTTAGTTTGtctgttttgcttttacttttaccTGCTGTATTTATATACCTTCGAAAACATTTGGGATCCAAGAAGACTAAGACTCACTCTTCCGATTAA